The proteins below are encoded in one region of Patescibacteria group bacterium:
- a CDS encoding oligosaccharide flippase family protein, which yields MSLSGRLATNTIIQSVGKILSIALGWGVVLLLTNYLGAGGYGTYTIMTTYLQFFAVAIDLGLVLVSSQLFAEFTTDRQKVFSNVLAFRAVTALFALALAPLLVWLFPYSLLVKQGVVVLVLSFVCVAVLQVFTGLFQQTLTIWRATIAEVLSRLVLLLAVVAAIATGRGILFIALAVTVSSIVNVAVAAWLARPFVRLRFAYDSELWRLIWQRSWPIALGVVLNLVYLKADTLILSFVRDEAEVGVYGAMYRVLEVLITFPTMFVGLLLPVLTAAWLTEDKDRFRRITQNGFAAVCYFAFPIAVGVVMTAPRFTVYFGQEFVALGTPVLQLLGIATGIIFIGTYFGHLIVAIGQQRKVLWAYAVAAAVSLFGYVIAIPRFGALGAASMTVAVELLIAVLLFGYLVSVGIRFRLASILPAMLATAVMVAWLIYASSFVLWLVIPFAVLVYTLVLFVSSPLVRQLFFDARTTFQK from the coding sequence ATGTCACTTTCCGGGCGCCTAGCGACAAATACAATAATTCAGTCCGTCGGTAAAATACTCAGCATCGCGCTTGGTTGGGGGGTAGTACTTTTACTGACCAACTACCTTGGTGCCGGTGGTTATGGGACGTATACCATCATGACAACGTACCTGCAGTTCTTTGCAGTAGCGATTGATTTAGGATTGGTACTCGTCAGTAGCCAGCTATTTGCAGAATTTACCACCGACCGGCAAAAAGTATTTTCTAATGTATTGGCATTCCGTGCTGTCACCGCCTTATTCGCTCTTGCTCTTGCCCCACTGCTTGTTTGGCTATTTCCATACAGCTTGCTTGTGAAACAAGGTGTGGTTGTATTGGTACTGTCGTTTGTCTGCGTCGCAGTGCTCCAGGTGTTTACTGGTCTGTTTCAGCAAACACTTACCATTTGGCGAGCGACTATTGCCGAGGTACTTTCCCGATTGGTGCTTCTACTCGCCGTTGTTGCGGCTATAGCCACCGGGCGCGGGATACTTTTTATTGCCTTAGCAGTTACTGTTTCAAGCATAGTTAACGTAGCGGTTGCGGCTTGGTTGGCACGGCCATTCGTTCGTTTGCGTTTCGCGTATGACAGTGAATTATGGCGCCTCATTTGGCAGCGCTCATGGCCGATTGCGCTTGGCGTTGTTTTAAACCTTGTCTATCTAAAAGCCGACACCCTTATACTTTCTTTCGTGCGCGACGAAGCAGAAGTTGGTGTGTACGGAGCAATGTATCGGGTCTTAGAAGTGCTCATTACGTTCCCCACCATGTTTGTTGGTCTGCTACTTCCAGTACTAACGGCAGCGTGGCTCACAGAAGACAAAGATCGTTTCCGACGCATCACGCAAAACGGATTTGCAGCCGTGTGTTATTTTGCTTTTCCCATCGCGGTGGGTGTCGTAATGACAGCTCCACGGTTCACCGTCTACTTTGGACAAGAGTTCGTGGCGCTTGGTACACCAGTTCTACAGTTACTTGGCATTGCGACGGGCATAATATTTATTGGTACCTACTTCGGGCATCTCATTGTTGCAATTGGCCAGCAGCGCAAAGTGCTTTGGGCGTATGCGGTCGCTGCCGCAGTAAGCTTGTTCGGGTATGTCATCGCAATTCCTCGTTTTGGGGCATTGGGTGCGGCAAGCATGACCGTGGCAGTGGAGCTGCTGATTGCCGTTTTGCTGTTTGGGTATCTCGTGTCAGTGGGTATTCGGTTCCGACTCGCTAGTATACTGCCCGCAATGTTGGCTACCGCTGTCATGGTTGCGTGGCTAATTTACGCCAGTAGTTTTGTTCTATGGTTAGTTATTCCGTTTGCCGTACTTGTCTACACCCTTGTGTTATTTGTTTCTAGTCCACTGGTTCGTCAATTATTTTTTGATGCACGGACCACGTTTCAAAAGTGA
- a CDS encoding M23 family metallopeptidase yields MLKIVTIISVFSLLLPAVSLAETQELRTITFPVNGAHSFSDDYGDPRSGGRVHEGIDITAAKMTPVVSAVGGYVSSLPQEEPSYGFTIIIRGNDGYSYHYLHINNDTPGTDDGLGGPPYAYAPGIERGSPVVAGQHIGWVGDSGNAENIGSHLHFEIRLPDHSPINPYPSLVVADSVTKFDPAKATQSAPTINDDKQLVANFNTVCESNTLIKGSLSAVYYCGADNKRYVFPNQKTYISWYPDFTGVVKITDTDLANIPLGGNVTSRPGVRMVKVPTDPHVYVVQLGGVLRHVTSPDIAVSMYGANWSKQVDDLPEAFFVNYSVGAPVTSS; encoded by the coding sequence ATGTTGAAAATTGTCACTATAATCTCAGTCTTTTCACTATTGCTTCCCGCAGTCAGTCTTGCTGAGACGCAGGAACTTCGTACCATTACGTTCCCAGTGAATGGTGCGCACAGTTTTAGTGATGACTATGGTGACCCTCGCTCTGGTGGGCGCGTGCACGAGGGTATAGATATTACTGCTGCAAAAATGACACCAGTTGTTTCCGCCGTAGGCGGCTATGTTAGCTCATTGCCCCAAGAAGAGCCGTCGTACGGATTTACTATTATCATTCGGGGAAATGACGGATACTCGTATCATTACCTTCACATTAATAACGACACGCCTGGCACCGATGACGGTTTAGGTGGCCCGCCGTATGCCTATGCACCGGGAATTGAGCGTGGGTCACCGGTGGTGGCTGGGCAACATATTGGTTGGGTTGGTGATAGCGGTAATGCCGAAAACATTGGGTCGCATCTTCATTTTGAAATACGTTTACCAGACCACTCTCCTATAAATCCTTACCCAAGCCTCGTTGTTGCAGATAGCGTTACAAAATTTGATCCCGCCAAAGCTACACAAAGTGCGCCAACCATAAATGACGATAAGCAGTTGGTCGCGAACTTCAACACAGTTTGCGAGTCGAACACACTCATCAAGGGTTCACTGAGCGCCGTCTACTACTGTGGTGCGGACAACAAGCGGTATGTTTTTCCAAATCAAAAAACTTACATCAGCTGGTACCCAGACTTTACAGGTGTTGTAAAAATTACTGACACAGACCTTGCCAACATCCCGCTTGGTGGGAATGTAACCTCACGCCCAGGAGTGCGAATGGTGAAGGTGCCAACAGACCCACACGTCTATGTGGTGCAGCTCGGTGGAGTCTTACGGCACGTAACGTCACCCGACATTGCAGTCAGTATGTACGGCGCGAACTGGTCAAAACAGGTAGATGATTTACCAGAAGCCTTTTTTGTAAATTACTCAGTAGGCGCACCAGTAACGAGTAGCTAG
- a CDS encoding cell envelope integrity protein TolA, translating into MSDQISTTTNPVGSCVHCSKPATGGNWEKYFRVPSMIEIENFLEAQGMPRIVQEEHLFMVLVCSVCRPELEAAGMAFHQVCSARRLIKEDEVRRAEQVKREAEAKVKREAREAEAKVKREAREAEAKVKRERAAATAALFGHKPDEQRQRPHRTEVIGRIEPTTRPVELPRHVRGNGQFRNSPFADMGQPPRNEERTHPKSGKRNRGHRS; encoded by the coding sequence ATGAGCGACCAGATCAGCACAACCACCAACCCCGTCGGCAGCTGCGTGCACTGCAGCAAGCCAGCGACGGGTGGGAACTGGGAGAAATACTTCCGTGTGCCCTCAATGATCGAGATCGAGAACTTTCTCGAGGCGCAAGGAATGCCCCGGATCGTTCAGGAGGAGCACCTGTTCATGGTGCTCGTTTGCTCGGTCTGCCGACCCGAACTCGAAGCGGCGGGCATGGCCTTCCACCAGGTCTGCTCCGCGCGCAGGCTGATCAAAGAGGACGAGGTCAGGCGGGCGGAACAGGTGAAGCGCGAGGCCGAAGCCAAGGTGAAGCGCGAAGCCCGCGAGGCCGAAGCCAAGGTGAAGCGCGAAGCCCGCGAGGCCGAAGCCAAGGTGAAGCGCGAACGGGCTGCGGCGACTGCTGCCCTCTTCGGCCACAAGCCCGATGAGCAGCGTCAGCGTCCGCACCGCACGGAAGTGATCGGACGCATCGAGCCGACCACCAGGCCGGTTGAACTGCCCCGCCATGTCCGAGGCAATGGCCAGTTCCGGAACTCCCCGTTCGCCGACATGGGACAGCCGCCCCGCAACGAGGAGCGAACCCACCCCAAGAGCGGAAAAAGGAACCGCGGCCACCGCTCCTGA
- a CDS encoding Hsp20/alpha crystallin family protein: MAWLFKKSKRTPVHSVPVSDRAEAVFTPPIARSDEAFQSATSEGALALDVYVTDSQVVVQSAIAGVRPEDIVIALHNDLLTVRGERHEKYSQEVKQYMVQECYWGAFSRSVVLPVSVQADSATATMQDGVLTITLTRSEPTAVTVRVVT; the protein is encoded by the coding sequence ATGGCATGGCTTTTTAAAAAATCGAAACGAACCCCGGTGCATTCTGTACCGGTGAGTGATCGTGCCGAAGCAGTGTTCACGCCTCCGATTGCGCGAAGTGACGAAGCATTTCAATCAGCCACATCTGAGGGTGCTCTTGCGCTAGATGTTTATGTGACCGATAGTCAGGTGGTTGTTCAGAGCGCCATTGCTGGTGTTCGACCAGAAGATATCGTTATCGCGCTGCACAACGATCTTCTAACTGTTCGTGGTGAACGTCATGAAAAGTACAGCCAAGAAGTTAAGCAGTATATGGTGCAGGAATGTTATTGGGGGGCATTCTCACGTTCCGTTGTCCTTCCGGTGTCAGTACAAGCAGACAGCGCTACCGCTACAATGCAAGACGGTGTATTAACAATTACTCTTACGCGCAGTGAACCAACCGCGGTTACCGTGCGCGTTGTAACCTAA
- a CDS encoding DUF3048 domain-containing protein, whose translation MLNQVRTKVLRSWVILRGLLRRHSWLVTLWLLVITNALLVYFFILQSPQPAPVVPVVAPAVTTTPSLLNGSPVSLTVATKLPIAAMIDNSVAARPAAGLSKAAVVFEFPVEGGLTRLLALWQTDENVVIGPVRSAREYVLPIVQGFHALYVHSGGSPLALQRLKQNTGLLDADEFRNGKYYARQSSSPAPHNLFSSIFQLDLLAASNDWLVWPGVTAMAAHDNAPGGGVAASQVRVSPSSLLTYQTVWKWNEGNQGYERFIGGVEAIDRTTHETIRAATVLLLETDVLPAPRPGVPDAVTVRVTGSGKALLLRNGQQYSISWSKVNADGPLQYFDKDGNAVPIAPGLLWVHFVPSLRSAEAVNPK comes from the coding sequence ATGTTGAATCAGGTTCGTACGAAGGTTTTGCGCTCGTGGGTTATTTTGCGCGGCCTACTGCGGCGACATAGTTGGCTCGTCACATTGTGGCTTTTGGTAATCACGAATGCGTTGCTCGTATACTTTTTTATTTTACAATCACCACAACCCGCACCTGTCGTGCCAGTAGTAGCACCAGCAGTAACAACGACGCCGTCATTATTAAACGGTTCTCCGGTTTCACTCACCGTTGCCACAAAACTACCCATTGCCGCCATGATCGATAATAGTGTTGCGGCTCGACCGGCCGCAGGGTTAAGTAAAGCTGCCGTTGTGTTTGAATTTCCAGTTGAAGGTGGGCTTACGAGGTTGTTAGCACTGTGGCAAACAGATGAGAATGTGGTTATTGGTCCGGTACGTTCTGCTCGAGAGTATGTCCTGCCAATTGTTCAAGGCTTTCATGCTCTCTATGTGCATTCGGGTGGCAGTCCGTTGGCGCTTCAGCGATTAAAACAAAATACCGGATTGCTCGATGCAGACGAGTTTCGTAATGGTAAGTACTACGCAAGGCAATCAAGCAGTCCCGCTCCTCACAATTTGTTTTCTAGTATTTTTCAGTTAGACCTTTTGGCCGCCTCGAACGACTGGTTAGTATGGCCGGGTGTTACGGCAATGGCGGCGCACGACAATGCGCCTGGTGGTGGTGTGGCTGCTTCGCAGGTGCGCGTTTCACCGTCGTCACTCCTGACATACCAAACCGTGTGGAAGTGGAATGAAGGCAATCAGGGCTATGAACGGTTCATTGGTGGCGTAGAAGCAATCGACAGAACCACGCATGAAACTATTCGTGCCGCTACGGTCCTACTACTTGAAACAGACGTTTTGCCAGCACCTCGCCCTGGGGTGCCCGATGCGGTTACCGTGCGAGTTACGGGTAGTGGCAAAGCGCTACTACTCCGGAATGGTCAGCAATATTCAATTTCGTGGAGCAAGGTGAATGCTGACGGGCCGCTGCAATACTTCGACAAAGATGGGAATGCCGTACCCATTGCCCCCGGCTTACTGTGGGTGCATTTTGTTCCGTCGCTCAGAAGCGCGGAGGCAGTTAATCCCAAGTAA
- a CDS encoding O-antigen ligase family protein, translated as MDSTILISAYLLSFALLTYRAPKRALALIVFLLPTYLVRIELFGIPTTLLELTITVVAAVWFLRMVRHHGWPRLPAGSTVSTDNPFHPVLYPLLAFLLTATVSAILSPNIDAALGAWKAYFIDPMLLFTILVIEFRGARERIWLLHALGGLAIFVAMGAWLQYFTGYVPEPYASAAVLKFTSVFPYPNAVGLLLAPIIALYIPLLITSYRRQQSFWWSLIVVIFGVSAIVLSQTKGAWLGVAISTFVAILLVSKNRHRVVVVGAAFLFVGFLAFVPTLRLKVEQSFSFSAPSGAMRLAVWEETVELIKDHPITGAGLANYQQAVAPYHVDWRPNITPYKIEIFLYPHNLFLNAWVELGLAGLLAFVWLLAAFFVHAWPRRNSPVVAGAIAAMLALVIHGLVDVPYFKNDLSILFWVLMALPLLETRRVHVFEYDAFSFSLLSSGRRRVDPRLLAGGHERVREGDILLCYQEGNGAHCVRLAVESIRPYASFDHLVAAHHPFDLGFETASEALLWLATRYQDHSRHYGVAAFHLRLVP; from the coding sequence ATGGATTCTACGATTTTAATAAGCGCTTACTTACTTAGTTTTGCTTTGCTCACGTACCGAGCACCTAAAAGGGCGCTGGCTTTAATTGTTTTTTTACTCCCAACGTATCTCGTCCGGATTGAGCTCTTTGGTATCCCAACAACACTTCTTGAACTAACCATCACTGTTGTCGCGGCTGTTTGGTTTTTGAGAATGGTCCGCCACCATGGTTGGCCACGGCTACCAGCAGGAAGCACCGTAAGTACTGACAATCCTTTTCATCCCGTTCTTTACCCACTACTTGCGTTTTTGTTAACCGCTACAGTCAGCGCAATTCTTTCGCCAAATATTGATGCCGCACTTGGCGCCTGGAAGGCGTACTTTATTGATCCCATGCTGCTCTTCACTATCCTGGTTATCGAATTTCGTGGCGCACGTGAACGAATTTGGCTGCTCCACGCTCTCGGTGGCCTCGCGATTTTTGTCGCTATGGGTGCATGGTTGCAGTACTTCACTGGCTACGTACCAGAGCCATACGCCAGTGCAGCGGTTTTAAAATTCACAAGCGTTTTTCCATACCCCAATGCTGTTGGTCTGTTGCTGGCGCCAATTATTGCGCTTTACATCCCGCTCCTCATAACTTCATATCGTCGGCAGCAATCATTTTGGTGGTCGCTCATTGTCGTTATTTTTGGCGTGAGCGCCATTGTTTTGTCTCAAACGAAAGGTGCGTGGTTGGGGGTGGCCATTAGTACCTTTGTCGCCATCTTGCTTGTTTCAAAAAATCGACACCGAGTAGTTGTCGTAGGCGCAGCATTCTTATTTGTCGGCTTTTTGGCTTTTGTGCCAACACTCAGATTAAAAGTTGAGCAAAGCTTTTCATTTAGCGCGCCGTCCGGCGCAATGCGGTTGGCGGTATGGGAAGAGACTGTCGAGCTTATAAAAGACCACCCCATAACAGGCGCCGGTTTAGCAAATTATCAGCAAGCAGTTGCACCGTATCATGTAGATTGGCGACCAAATATTACGCCCTACAAAATAGAAATATTTCTCTACCCACATAATCTTTTCTTAAATGCCTGGGTAGAGCTTGGTCTGGCTGGTCTCCTCGCATTTGTCTGGCTGCTCGCGGCCTTTTTTGTTCATGCCTGGCCGCGACGGAATAGCCCGGTAGTTGCTGGAGCAATTGCCGCAATGTTGGCGTTAGTTATTCATGGGCTGGTGGATGTTCCGTATTTTAAAAATGACCTCTCCATATTATTTTGGGTGCTTATGGCGCTGCCCTTATTAGAAACACGACGGGTACATGTATTTGAATATGATGCGTTTTCGTTTTCACTACTTTCTAGTGGACGGCGACGGGTTGACCCGCGCTTACTAGCTGGTGGCCATGAACGGGTTCGCGAAGGCGACATACTGCTGTGTTATCAAGAAGGAAACGGTGCTCATTGCGTTCGATTGGCGGTCGAGTCTATTCGGCCGTATGCATCTTTTGACCATCTGGTTGCAGCGCACCATCCATTTGATTTAGGCTTTGAAACAGCATCGGAAGCTTTATTATGGTTAGCAACCCGCTATCAAGATCATTCGCGACACTATGGTGTTGCCGCATTTCATCTACGGTTAGTACCATAA
- a CDS encoding DUF3006 domain-containing protein: MEATIDRFEGDDAILRTSDGQEIYWPSAELPDEAAEGSVLQLVVAVDGAATDDRRDQTRELLNEILNADE, translated from the coding sequence ATGGAAGCAACTATTGATCGGTTTGAAGGAGACGATGCAATTCTCAGGACAAGCGATGGTCAAGAAATTTATTGGCCAAGTGCCGAGCTCCCGGACGAAGCGGCCGAAGGCAGCGTATTGCAGTTAGTCGTAGCGGTTGACGGTGCGGCCACGGATGACCGACGTGACCAGACAAGAGAATTACTCAATGAAATTTTGAACGCCGACGAATAA
- a CDS encoding helix-turn-helix transcriptional regulator, which produces MNNKRGDITKLLRKLRVAVKVIEDFDLRALRRELKETQTEMAQMLGVSLRTYSTWERKESNTPLRTLKYLCTPSKKTTAKRKR; this is translated from the coding sequence ATGAATAATAAGCGAGGAGATATAACCAAGCTACTAAGGAAACTGCGTGTAGCTGTCAAGGTAATCGAAGATTTTGACCTTCGTGCATTGCGGCGGGAACTGAAAGAAACACAAACAGAGATGGCTCAGATGCTCGGTGTTTCTCTGCGGACATACAGTACGTGGGAGAGGAAGGAGTCGAACACACCACTTCGAACGCTGAAATATCTCTGCACCCCAAGCAAGAAGACGACCGCCAAACGCAAGCGATGA